A DNA window from Legionella sp. MW5194 contains the following coding sequences:
- a CDS encoding aminotransferase class III-fold pyridoxal phosphate-dependent enzyme: protein MFTPSDAQLLLLEYYRLHAVATPLPGESDCNFHIKTDAGDEYLLKISRAKDQEAVIALQNSALACLQRCPRPFGFPQLVPLAEGEETGRVFSSQGELCHLRLFTFVQGQLLANTPCSTALLHQLGRAAGHLTQALAGFRHAAAVRRLKWDLRQAEWIESDVQAIDHPDDRRLVLDCLAEFKRHTAPLLPDLRQSIIHGDLNDYNIVVQPRQIGFIDFGDLLQTATVCELAIALAYTLMHRADALAAAMEMIRSYHRVFPLEEREMDVLYSLVAMRLCVSVVNSALRKKEHPDNTYLTVSEQPAWHLLKQWRSIDPQWALLCFRQACGFIDKHLSDKEALLLLRKKVIADNVGLSYRPPLEIVRGEGAYLYDETGRPYLDCVNNVCHVGHCHPRVVRAGQQQMALLNTNTRYLHRYLLDYAQRLLATLPLPLDVCFFVSSGSEANELALRLAYTHTRSQKTWVIDQAYHGNTTTLINISPYKFKQRGGGGKPDWVTVLPMPDPLRGPMNPLFSLPAEPTVFIAESLLSCGGQIELPPGYLDSIYTAIRSTGGVCIADEIQVGLGRVGSHVWGFETQGVVPDIVTMGKPLGNGHPLGAVVTTRAIAASFNNGMEYFSTFGGNPVSCAIGLSVLDVLEEEALQVKAWSTGQYLKQQLLGLKKRYNCIADVRGLGLFLGVELTKNGGVEPDGEFTGILVNRMKDLGVLLSRDGPHHNVLKIKPPLVFGCAQADMLVDALDKALASLL from the coding sequence ATGTTTACTCCCTCTGATGCTCAACTGCTGCTCCTCGAGTACTACCGCCTGCATGCCGTCGCCACCCCGTTGCCCGGTGAGAGTGATTGTAATTTTCATATCAAGACCGATGCAGGGGACGAGTACCTTTTAAAAATATCGAGAGCAAAGGACCAGGAAGCGGTCATCGCATTGCAGAACAGCGCGTTGGCGTGCTTGCAGCGTTGTCCACGGCCCTTTGGGTTTCCGCAACTCGTGCCTTTGGCAGAAGGTGAAGAGACAGGCCGTGTGTTTTCGTCCCAGGGCGAACTTTGCCACCTTCGGCTGTTTACGTTTGTTCAAGGCCAGCTGTTGGCAAATACACCCTGTTCGACGGCGCTTTTGCATCAGTTGGGGCGTGCGGCCGGGCATTTGACCCAGGCACTTGCGGGGTTCAGGCATGCGGCCGCCGTCCGGCGATTGAAATGGGATTTAAGGCAGGCTGAATGGATTGAAAGCGACGTGCAGGCCATTGACCATCCGGATGACCGGCGCCTTGTCCTGGATTGTCTGGCCGAGTTTAAGCGGCATACGGCGCCGCTGTTACCTGATTTACGTCAGAGTATCATTCATGGCGATTTGAACGATTACAACATCGTTGTTCAACCTCGTCAGATCGGTTTTATTGATTTTGGTGATTTACTGCAAACGGCCACTGTCTGCGAATTGGCGATTGCCCTGGCTTACACGCTGATGCATCGAGCCGATGCGTTGGCGGCGGCCATGGAAATGATTCGTAGCTATCACCGCGTCTTTCCTTTGGAAGAGCGGGAAATGGACGTTCTTTATTCTCTCGTGGCCATGAGGCTTTGTGTCAGTGTGGTGAATTCGGCTTTGCGCAAAAAGGAACACCCGGACAACACTTACCTGACTGTTTCAGAACAACCCGCCTGGCACCTGTTAAAACAGTGGCGGAGCATCGATCCTCAATGGGCTTTGCTGTGTTTCAGACAGGCGTGCGGTTTTATCGACAAGCACTTATCCGATAAAGAAGCGTTGTTATTGCTTCGCAAAAAAGTCATCGCCGACAATGTCGGTCTGTCTTATCGCCCACCCCTGGAAATTGTTCGCGGTGAAGGGGCTTACCTTTATGATGAGACGGGGCGGCCCTACCTCGATTGTGTTAATAACGTATGCCATGTGGGCCATTGCCATCCCCGCGTGGTGCGGGCGGGCCAGCAGCAAATGGCGTTATTGAATACCAATACCCGCTACTTGCATCGGTATCTGCTGGATTACGCGCAACGCCTGCTGGCCACCTTGCCCTTGCCGCTTGACGTTTGCTTTTTTGTCTCATCCGGGAGTGAAGCCAATGAACTGGCATTACGGCTGGCCTATACCCATACCCGAAGCCAAAAAACCTGGGTGATTGATCAGGCTTATCACGGCAATACCACCACGTTAATCAACATCAGTCCCTATAAATTCAAGCAGAGAGGAGGAGGGGGAAAACCGGATTGGGTCACTGTTCTCCCCATGCCCGATCCCTTGCGCGGTCCCATGAATCCTCTGTTTTCTCTGCCGGCAGAACCCACGGTATTCATTGCCGAATCTCTGCTCAGTTGCGGCGGACAGATTGAGTTGCCGCCCGGCTATCTCGACTCGATTTACACAGCCATACGCTCCACAGGCGGCGTGTGCATCGCCGATGAGATTCAGGTGGGGTTGGGGCGGGTTGGTTCCCATGTCTGGGGATTTGAAACACAGGGGGTGGTACCGGATATTGTGACCATGGGAAAACCCCTGGGCAATGGTCATCCCCTGGGCGCGGTGGTCACCACGCGGGCGATTGCCGCCTCGTTCAATAATGGCATGGAGTATTTCAGTACCTTCGGCGGTAATCCAGTCTCTTGCGCCATTGGCCTTTCGGTGCTTGATGTGCTTGAGGAGGAAGCCCTGCAGGTGAAGGCCTGGTCAACCGGTCAGTACTTAAAACAACAATTGCTGGGTCTTAAAAAGCGGTATAATTGCATTGCCGATGTGCGCGGCCTGGGTCTGTTTTTAGGTGTGGAACTGACAAAAAACGGCGGTGTTGAACCTGACGGGGAATTCACGGGAATACTTGTCAACCGAATGAAAGATCTTGGCGTGTTATTAAGCCGTGACGGCCCTCACCACAATGTATTAAAAATAAAACCGCCGTTGGTGTTTGGCTGTGCACAAGCGGATATGCTAGTGGATGCCCTGGATAAGGCTTTAGCCAGTCTGCTTTGA